The Tenuifilum thalassicum genome includes the window AATTGCTAACAAAATTAAATATAAAAATAAGTTTTTCTTTTCTAAAGAAATGTATCCAGATGTTTTTCCATCTCTATAACTTAAAAGACTCATTATGGTATATGTGATAAAACGTGATACAGCTGCACCAAAAATACCTATTACTGGAATTAGAATAATATTAGATAGTATTGTGGTACCAGATCCAATTAAACTGTATTTCAATCCATAAATTGTTTTATCAGATAACTTATACCAAAATGAAAGATTAAAAAATATACCATAAAAAACATTTGCGGCTAACATTATAGGAATAATATATAAAGACTCTCTGTAGTTTTTTCCAATAAAGTATTTTAAGATTGGCAGATTGAAGGTTATGGCAATTGAAATAACGATGGTAAATATTATAAAGTACTTAAATGATTTAGAAAATAATTCATTGTGATTATCAGATACAGCAGTTTTAAAAAAGAAAGGTTCAGCTGCAAAGCGGTACATCTGAATAAAAAGTACAAGTAGGACTGAAATTTTTATACAAGCACCATAGATGCCTAAATAGTAAAGGGAATCTAAATCTTTTGGTAGTAAATATTTTATAAATATTCTATCAAAAGCTTCATTTGTAGTACCAGCAATACCTGCTAAAAGTATTGGAAAAGAATACTTTATTAATTTTATTAGAAGTGATTTAGATAAATGTAATGTAGGTAACTTAGCATAAACAAACACTAATATAAGTACAACAATGTTTTGAATTAGATTAGCAACAAAAACGAAATAGAGTGGATTTATGTTTCCAATTAATTTGTTAATTACAGACGGATCAATGACCAAATAAAATAATATATTCAAAAGTACATTAATAGCTACACCTATAATTTTAATCATTGAAAAAATTATAGGTCTGTTTTGGCTTCTTAATTTAGCGAAAGGTATTGCGGTAATAGCATCAAGTGAAACTATAGCGGCAGCTGTTATTATATAAATTGGTAAATAATTAGTTCCAAGAAAATTGGATAAATTAGTAGAAAATATTGTAGAAAGGAAAAAGAATGTTAGGGATAATATTGAGATAAAATAAAATGAGTTAGAATAAACTTCATCTTTTTTATCGGTGTTCTTATTAATAAATCTGAAAAATCCAGTCTCTAAACCGAAAGTCAGTAAAATTAGTATAAAACTTATATATGCATAAAATTCTGTAATAATACCGTACTGGCGGGGATCAGTTAAAACATTGGTATGAATTGGTACAAGTAAATAATTTAATAGCCTAGGTACTACAGTACTAAGGCCATATATAATTGATTGTGAATAAAGTTGTTTTACAGATGACATTTTATTGTTAAAATGAAGTCAAAAGTATATTTTTTGATATTTTTGCACAAATAAAAAGTTCTATATTATGCATAAAAAGTTAATTTACGTAATTATTCCAGTATTTTTTGTATTTATTTCATGTTCAAATAAATATAACGATAATAACAGATATGTTAAAATATCAACCAGTAAAGGTGAAATAATAGTTAAACTTTATAATGAAACTCCGAAACATACAAATAACTTTATTAAACTTTCAGAAGAAAACTTTTTTGATGGTTTAATTTTCCATAGGGTTATCAAAGACTTTGTAATTCAAGGAGGTGATCCAGAAACAAGAAATGCAAAACCTAATGTTCTTTATGGTGAAAAGGATGCTGGATATTTACTGGAACCAGAAATTATTGATACTATAATTCATAAAAGAGGTGTAATTGCAATGGCTCGAGAAGGAGACGATGTGAACCCTAATAAATTATCATCTTCCTCACAATTTTATATAGTAGTAGGAAAAACTTATACTAATGATCAACTTGATGAACTTCAAAAAAATTTGAATAAAAAATTAAGAGATAAAATTGAAAAGAAACTTTATGACTCATTACTTACAGAAAGCAATATTTCAAATACTGATTACCTTACTAGCATTACAAAAAAAGTTAAATTATTAACAGATTCTATTTTTAATGCTAATAAAATCATATTCAGCGATAAACAAAGGAAAACTTACACTACAATAGGAGGAGTACCACATTTAGATGGTAATTATACAGTATTTGGCGAAGTTGTTGAGGGCTTTGATGTTGTTAAAAAAATTTCGGAAGTTGAAACCGATAACAACGATAGACCGTTGAAAGATATTAAATTTACAATTTTAGTTATTAAATAGATTTAAGGCAATGGATTTGAAAATTTCAGAAATTAGGGAAAGGTTTAATAATCTAAATCCTAAAAGTAGAGAGGATCTTGAAAAAATCAGAATTGAATTTCTTGGTCGTAATGGACATGTTACTAAACTTTTTGAAGAATTTAAATCGATACCTTCTGAACTTAAAAGGGAATTTGGTAAGGGTTTAAATACTTTAAAAACTGAAATTCAAAATAAAATACAGGAATGGAAGTCTGAAATTGAATCGAATTCAACTTCAAATGTAGATATAGACATTACTCTACAAGAATATCCTATATCATTTGGAAGCCGTCATCCAATATCATTAGTTAAAAATGAATTAATAGAAATATTCAAATATTTAGGATTTACTGTATACGAAGGTCCAGAAATTGAGGATGATTGGCATGTTTTTTCTGCACTTAATTTCCCTGAAGAACATCCAGCAAGAGACATGCAGGATACATTCTTTATTACTAAAGGACCAGATGTTCTTTTAAGAACACATACATCATCTGTGCAAGTTCGAAGCATGGAAAAAGAAGATTTACCTATTAGGGTTATTTGCCCTGGTAGAGTTTTCAGAAACGAAGCAATTTCTGCAAGGGCTCACTGTATATTCCACCAAATAGAGGGTCTTTACATCGATAAAAATGTTTCATTTGCTGATCTTAAGCAAACTCTTTTATACTTTGCAAAAGAGATGTTTGGTACTGATACTAAAATTCGTTTACGTCCTTCGTATTTTCCTTTTACTGAACCTTCTGCAGAAATGGATGTAAGCTGTAAATTATGTGGTGGTAAAGGTTGCTCTGTATGCAAATACACAGGTTGGTTAGAAGTTCTTGGTTGCGGTATGGTTGATCCTAATGTACTAGAACTTAATGGTATTGATAGTAAAAAATATTCTGGATTTGCTTTTGGCATGGGTATTGAACGAATAGCAATGCTTAAATATCAAGTGAAGGATCTTAGACTTTACTTTGAAAACGATGTTCGATTTCTTAACCAATTTAAGAACTGGTAACTATGAGTGAACAAAACGAATCCTGTATAAGTGCTAGCTTTCCTATATTCAAATCGTTAACAAAGGAAGAATTAGAACTTCTTAATTCAAACATTAAGTGTAATACGTATAGGAAAGGTGAAATTATATATAGGGAAAGTAGTAGAATTAATGGCATTTATTGTGTAAAGAAAGGAATACTAAAAATTTATAAAACCGGAATTGATTCTAAACCACAGATAGTTGCTTTTGCTATTAAAGGCGATATTACTGGATATAGATCTGTTTTGAGCAATGAAGTTGCTTGCACTACTGCAGAAATAATCGAAGAATCTGAAATTTGTTTTATTCCATCAAGTATAATTTTCTCATTAATTAAAAGTAATAACGATTTTGCTTTATCATTAATTCAACTTACCTGTAGAGAACTAGATCAAGCCAATATTTTTATAAAAGATATAGCTCAAAAGACAGTTAGACAGCGACTTGCTGAAATTTTATTAATGCTTCAGGATACATTTAAAACTGATGAAGAAGGTTTTATAGCAGTTCACCTAACACGCGAAGATATATCCAGTATAGTTGGTACAGCAACTGAATCAGTTATTAGAATTTTGAGCGAGTTTAAGAACGAAAACTTGATTTCTATTAAAGGTAAAAAGATCAAGATTAACGATTCTAAAAAGATGAAATTAATTTCGGATTCTATTTATTAGCTAAAAAAGTTTTCCTTGCTCAGGAAATTTTACTTTATTAAGATGCTTATAAGCTAAATCGGTTACTTCTCTTCCTCGAGGAGTTCTTTTTATAAAACCTTCCTTTATTAAGAAAGGTTCATAAACCTCCTCAATTGTACCTGCATCTTCGCCAACTGCAGTTGCAATAGTATTTAATCCTACGGGTCCACCATGAAATTTTTCAATTATTGTTAGTAAAATTTTATTGTCCATTTCATCGAGTCCTCTAGAATCGATTTTAAGAGCATTTAAGGCCTCTTTAGCTATTTCAATATCAATATAACCATTACCTAGGACTTGAGCAAAATCTCGTACTCTTCTGAGCAAAGCATTTGCAATTCTTGGGGTTCCCCTACTACGCAATGCAATTTCTTGTGCAGCATTATCTGCTATTTCAATATTCAAAATATTTGCAGAGCGCTTTATAATGTTTTTTAGAATATCTATGTTATAGTATTCTAACAAAAATTTAATTCCAAATCTAGCACGTAACGGACTTGTCAATAATCCACTTCTAGTAGTAGCACCAATAAGCGTAAAAGGATTTAATTCAATTTGTATAGAACGTGCGCTTGGTCCTTTGTCTATTATTATATCAATCTTGTAATCTTCCATTGCTGAGTATAAATACTCTTCAACAATTGGACTTAATCTATGGATTTCATCAATAAAAAGGATATCAAATGGTTCCAGGTTAGTAAGCAAGCCTGCTAAATCGCCAGGTTTTTCTAGAACAGGACCAGAAGTAGTTTTTATTGAAACGCCTAATTCATTTGCAATAATATTGGCAAGTGTAGTCTTTCCTAGTCCAGGAGGACCATGTAAAAGGACATGGTCAAGGGCTTCATTCCGTAATTTTGCTGCTTTTACGAAAATTTTCAAATTTTTTACAACATCTTCTTGACCGCTAAATTGCTCAAATTCAACAGGTCGTATATTATTCTCAAAATCTTTATCTATGTTTACCTTTTCATTCATTACTTAATGGCTATCATTCTTTCAATAGGTAACCTTGCTCTTTTAATAATATCTTCAGGTAATTCTATGGTAGGATATTCATACTTTAAGCTAAAATATAACTTTTTAAGATTTATCATTTTCATAAATGAACAATCATTACAACCGCAAGTTGAATCCTCGGGAGGTGCAGGAATAAAATTCTTACTTGGATTTTTAAGTTTCATTTGATGGATTACACCATATTCTGTTGCAACAATATATGACATTGAGTCATCATTAGCAGTATAATCAATCAGTTGGGAAGTTGAACCAATATAATCAGCTAATAGCAAGACAGTTTTTTGACATTCAGGGTGTGCTATAATTTTTGCATGAGGGTTCTCTTTTTTAAGCTGAACAAGTTTCTCAAGAGAGAATCTCTGGTGAACATGGCAAAAACCATCCCAAATGAGCATATTCTCACGCTTGAGCTTATTTTTAATATAATTTCCTAAATTTCTATCTGGAGCAAGTATTATTGGCTTATCTTCAGGAATCGACTTTATTACATTTACCGCATTCGAGGAAGTACAACAAATATCAGAAATGGTTTTAATATCTGCATTCGTATTTACATATGTTACAACAGTGTGGTCGGGATGTTTATCAACAAAATCTTTAAATTTGTCATATGGACATGAATCTGCAAGACTGCAACCGGCATTCATATCGGGTAATATAACTTTTGCATCGGGGACTAAAATCTTAGTAGTTTCACCCATAAACTTAACACCAGCAAAAACTATTAACTTATTACTGAGAGATTTTGCTTTTACAGCTAAAGCCAAGCTATCACCTACAAAGTCAGCTATATCTTGAATTTCTGGATTCTGATAGTAGTGGGCTAGTATAACGGCGTTCTTTTCTTTTCTAAGCCTATTTATTTCCTCAACCAAATCAATATCTGAATCAAGAGGCAAATCGATAAATCCTAACTTATCAACAGTTTCTTTATTTATCATATAAATTAAAAATTTTTAAAAAATTAAAATAAAAATGATGATAATAATATGCTGTTACTTAGTTCATAAATTTTACCAATAAGGTCTTGCAAAATTGGTTATTAAAAAGAAGAAAACAAATTATCAACAAGGTAATAATTTCAAAAAGATGTAAATCAGTGAAATATGAATTTTTTTAACAGCTGTTAATATCATAATTTGTTAAAAATTTATACTTTATCCATATGTTGAAAACAACCAAAAATGGGTTTGATAAATAATATAGAGAAAGCGAGTAAGTTTTTTGGTCATGATAAAAAAAGTGTTATATGGTGTTGGCATGATATGTGTCAAGCAATATGTGTTATAACTTATCAACAAAGATTTAACTCATTATCCACAAATAGCTAAACGTTATAAGAAAGCTTTTGTTTATTTTTGATGTTAAAAGTAACAGTATAATTATGAGGTATTTTCTAAAAGTGACGCTTGCTTTAGTGGCTGTTAGTCAGTTTTTTTGCATCAATGGTTTTGGGCATAACAGCGATACGCTAAAAGCGCAAAGGTATTTTATTGCTTTACCAGTTGCATTTTATGGCGAAGAAACAAGTTGGGGTGGAGGTATTTCTGGCGCTTATTATTTTAGGTGTAAGAATAGTAGAGTGTCATTAGTTCAAGGAACAGCGCTATATACTTTAAAAAATCAAGTAAGTCTATGGATATCGCCAAAAATATATACTAAGGATGAAACAGCTTTTTATTCGGGTCATATAAAAGCTAACCATTTTCCTAACAAGTTTTTTGGAATAGGTAGAAATACTGCAGATTCACTTGAAGAGAACTATACATCAAATGATTTTTCAGTTCTACTTGAGCGACAAAAAATTCTTTTTGGAAGAATTATGGTTGGAATGCAAGGGAATTTTAGCTACTACAGTACAGATGATTATAAGGCAACTGGAGCTCTTGCAACGAATATTTCTGGTGTAAAAGAAAAGATGAGAAATGGTTTAGGTGTAGTATTGACATGGGAAAATCGCGAAAATCAGTTTTATCCATTTATTGGAGAGTTTTATAAGGTATCGTTAATGGTTTACAGTAAGATTTTTGGTAGTGAGCTAAATTTTACGCAGCTAAAAATCGACTTAAGAAATTATTACAACATTTTTGACGAGCATGTTTTTGCACTACAATTTTTGGCAAATTTATCTTGGGGAAATGTACCATTTCAGCAAATGCCAATGCTTGGTGGTGCCGATGTGATGCGAGGGTACTATCAAGGTCGATACAGAGATAAAGCAATGGCATGTGTACAGGGAGAATACCGATTTCCAATATATAAGTGGTTGAAGGGAACATTTTTTGGAAGTGTTGGTGATGTAGCACCCTATTTTGACAAGTTAGATATAGCCAGGTCTAAGGTTGCATATGGAGGTGGGTTAAGAATACGTGTTAACCCTTTACGAGTAAACCTGCGTTTAGACGCGGCGTATAGCGATAGAAATGAATTTGCCTATTACTTTACTGTAACGGAAGCTTTCTAATAAAAAAGCTCACCTGTTAAAAGGTGAGCTTTTATTAGCGAATAAAAGGATTAACCTTTCATTATATTTTCAATTTCTTCAACAGTTACAGGAATACGCTTACCTATAATCTTACAACCATTATCGGTTATTAGTATATCATCTTCAATTCGGATACCACCAAAACCAATATACTCTTCTACCTTGTCAAAATTAATGAAGGATTCGTTTATCTTTTCCGACTTCCATTTTTCAATTAATGCAGGAATAAAATAGATTCCAGGTTCTACAGTAAGAACAAATCCTTTTTGTAAACGACGTCCAAGTCGGAGATAAGCTGTACCAAACTGGTCGGAGCGAGTAATTTCATCGTCGTAACCAACATAATCTTCGCCAAGACCTTCCATGTCGTGAACATCAAGCCCCATCATGTGACCTAGACCATGGGGGAAGAAAAGCGCGTGAGCGCCATTGGCAACAGCTTCGTCAGCATCGCCTTTCATTAATCCGAGAGCAGAAAGACCTTCAACTATAACTTTAGCCGAAGCCTTGTGTACGTCGAGATAAGGTATTCCAGGTTTAGAGATTTCAATTGCTTTATTATTGGCAGCAAGTACTATGTTGTAAATGGCTTTTTGGCGCTCTGTAAATTTACCATCAACAGGAATAGTACGAGTAAAATCAGATGCGTAATGGCTGGAATATTCAGCACCGCTATCGATAAGAAGAAGCCTTCCTGAAGTTAATATCTGAGAATGGTCGTGATTATGAAGAGTTTCACCATTTTGTGAAAGAATTATTGGGAATGAAGGCATGTAACCCTTGCTAATGGCAACTCCTTCAATAGCACCGGTAATGTCTTGTTCTGAAACGCCAGGCTTAGCCATTTTCATTGCGGTTACGTGCATTTCGTAACCAGCAGCACAAGCCTTTTCTATTTCAGCAATTTCAACATCCTCTTTAACTGAACGTAGATTAACTACAGCTTTAATAAGTTCAACTGATACATAGTTGTTAATCATTGATGGATGAATACCAAGAAGCTGTTCAAGTAATATCATACTTTCAGCTCGGTATGGAGGTAAGATATGAATCTTGCGTCCTTGTTTAATTGCTCTTGCTATGGTGGTTTGAAGCTCCTTAAATGGGTGGGTAGAAAGAATACCTACTTTTTCGCCAAGCTCTTTAAGAGTTGGTTGTGGTCCCATCCAAATAATATCGTCAATATCAAAATCGTTACCGTATAAGCAATCTTTTCCATCTTCAATATCAATAACACCTGCAAGTCCAGGAATATCAAGACCAAAAAAGTATAAAAAGTTGCTGTCTTGACGAAAACGATAGGTGTTTGATTTATAATTCATTGGGGATTCTGTATTACCTGGAATGAGAACTAACCCCGATTTAATCATTTTGCGTAGCTTTAACCTACGATTAACATAAACTTGCTTTTCAAACATGGTGTATATTTTTTAGTTTTCGTAAAAGTAATTCTGAAAATTTTTTTTAGCAAAATAAAAACATTTTATAGTGTTAAAGGTTCGATAACCATAGATTGATTGGAAATTAGATTTAATTTTAACGATAAATAATTGTACATAGGTTGAGTAATATGTTAAGACAATTCATTTTAAGGTATAAGAACTCTTTAATGTGGGCTTTGGTTATTCTAATACTTTGTGGAATGCCACCTAGCGGAATTCCCAAAATAAGAATACCTGGACTTGACAAGATTGTACATTTTGGATTATTTGCTGTTTTTTCGGTGCTAATAATTACAGAGCAAAATACACAGCGAAATCAACTTACAGTTAAAGGAAAGTATTTGTTAAGAGGATTTACCATTGCAGTGCTATATGGAGGGTTGATAGAACTTATGCAGTTATGGATTTTTATTGGAAGAGGAGCCGAATGGTACGATTTTATTGCCGATGCTATAGGCGCTGGAATTTCCACGCTAATGTATCCACTAATCAATAGAGTTTTAAAAGGATATCTGTAAAAAAGAAAAGGCGCCTTTTGGCGCCTTTTGAGTATTGGATTTTTACACTACTTAAGGGTAAGTTCTGTGTAACCAATCAAGTAACCATCCATGTAAAGAGTTATTTTATAAGTACCTTTAAGCAGTTCGCCATTATTATCGAAATAGATACACATATCAACATCTTGATTTTGATAGTCAACTTCACGTTTAGCGGAGAAAACAATTTGCTCTCCTTCAAATTCAAAAAGGTCTGTTTCCGATTTGGCAAGAACAAAATCATCGGGACCAACTATACGCATGTAAACAAATCTAGGTCCTGCTTTGGCTATTGCATTTTCATTTAAGGTAAAGCAAGCCCTAAACTTTCTTGTACGGCTTATTCTAGATGTTTCTTTACCTCTTCGATTAAGTGCGGTGGCAACAACATTACGAGCTTTTACAATTGAACCCTTTGCAACCTGACTATTTAGTTCTTCGGTGCGTTGTTCAAGCTCTTTAACTGTTTTTTTAGCAGTTGCTGCTTCTTCTTTTACTTTAATATTTTCGGCAATAAGCTGCTGGTTAAGGGTATTAAGCGAGTCAATTTCCCTAACCATATTTTTCATGATAGCCCTTAGTGTACCAAGTTCACGCTGATATTCCTTAATTTTTGCATAGCTAACACGCTTAAGATTTTGAAGTTCACTGTAAAGTTTTTGAGCTCGCTCCTTTTCCATTAAAAGTTTCTGATTCAATGAATCATTATCAGTTTCCAAGTCCTTATAATCATTCATAAGGTTAAGTAGATTGTTACTTAACGAATCCTTTTCGGCTAGGAGCATTTCTTCATTTTCTTTGGCTTCCTGTTTTTGTTGGTAGTAAACATAGGATAATCCAGCAATTACTACCAGAAGGATGATTATTAAAACAGAAAGAAACGATACTGCTTTAGATGATTTATTACTTTCCATATTTTGTTGTTTTAAAATTCGAAGTTAGTTAAATAGAATGAATATTTTGTGTAAGATTTTGGAAAACATCTTCTAAATTTAATCTTTTTTGCTGCATGGTAAGAATAACCAACCCATTGTCAACAGCAAATTTGAATATTCTTGGACGAATATCGGCTTTCGAGTCCGATGTTAGTATGAAAGAACTTTTATCGGTTTGTGTAGCAGAAACAACGCCATCAATATCTTTTATATTTTTCAAATCAACCGCTTTGTCGAACTCAACCAAAATATTCTGGGCCGATGAAGATGTAAGAGTTTTGATTTCAGATGTTGGCCCATCAGCAACAATGTTACCTTTATTTATGATGATAATTCTTCCACAGATTGCTTCAACTTCTTGCATAATATGAGTTGAAAGAATCACTGTTTTGTTTTCACCAACATTAGAAATTAGATTTCGGATTTCCACTATTTGGTTAGGGTCTAAGCCGCCAGTTGGTTCATCAAGGATTAATACAGAAGGATTGTGGATAAGAGCTTGGGCAAGACCAACACGTTGCCTATACCCTTTTGATAAGCTTCCAATTTTTTTGTTTTGCTCATGTCCAATCCCTGTAATATCAATTACTTCTAATACGCGCTTTTTAGCATTTTCCAGTTTATAAATGCTGGCAACCCAAAGCAGGTATTCTTTAACATACATATCGGTATAAAGGGGGTTGTGCTCGGGAAGATATCCAATATCGCGTCGGTAGTCGTAGTTAGGTGAAAGAATATTTACATCATTAACAAAAGCAGAACCAGAATCAGGTGTAAGATACCCCGTAATAATTTTCATTAAAGTTGATTTACCAGCGCCATTGGGGCCAAGTAGTCCCACTACCCCACCCTTCGGTATTGTAAAACTTACGTTGTTGAGCGCTACTTGATGACCAAAGCGTTTTGTTATGCCGTTAATTTCAATTGACATTCCCTTATATTCCTTTAATTTATGCAAACATAGTAAATTTGAATAAATGAATAGTTGTTAATAAGTTGTAAAATGTAGAACTTAGCATGGTATTTGATTTAACGAAATTGTTAAGAAAAAAGTATATACTATGAATAAGATGAAAATAATGATTCTTGCTTTGCTTACTGGAACAGCAGCAAAAGCACAAACCCCATCCGATGCGGTTAATGAGTTTGCCTTTGATTTATATAGGAACCTCAAAACAACAGAAAGTCAAAACTTAGTTTTTTCCCCTTTTAGTATATCACCAGCATTTGGAATGGTAAGTTTAGGTGCCAATGGTGAAACGCTTAATCAGTTTAATTCAACGTTTCATTTTAAAACTGGTAAGGAATTTCATAAAGGTTTGGGAAATCTTCAAAGGGAAGTATTGAAGTCGGCTAACGATTCTGTAACCATTAACATTACTAATAGGGTCTGGATTGAAAATAGCTATAGAGTTCGACGTAAGTTTCGTTGTAATCTTAAGCGAACTTATGGCGCTAAATTTGCCAAAGCAGATTTCGTAACAAATCCTGAAAATTCAAGATTGCAGATTAATAAAGCAATAGAAGAAGATACTCACGAATATATTAAAAATCTTTTACCTGATGGTAGTATCAGTAACCTCACACGTTTAGTGCTGACCAATGCCATTTATTTTAAGGGTAAATGGGATGAGCCATTTGATCCAAAAAAAACTAAGGAAAGAGATTTTTTTCTTGAAAAGGATGATAAAGTTAAGCATTCATTTATGAATGCCGATAAAACATTTGGATATTATAAAGGGAAAAACTTTGCTGCATTAGAAATGGATTATAAAGGTGGTGAGCTATCTATGATTATTATTTTGCCCGATGAGTCGCTATCGTTGGAAAAGTTTGAAAACGATTTTAATTTAAAAACTTACAATGAGATAGTTGAGAATATTAAACCGCAAAAAACATTGGTTTTTATTCCAAAGTTTAGCATTGAGAGCGGTTTTACCATGAAAAAGACATTGTATTCAATGGGTATGAGCATACCATTTAGCGATGATGCAGATTTTTCTGGTATTTCGGGTAAAAAAGATTTAAAAATCTCAAATGCTTTTCATAAAGCATTTATTGAGGTATCGGAAGAAGGAACAACTGCAGCAGCAGCAACTGCTGTTGTGGTTGCTATGAAATCGATGCCTAACTTTAACGTATTTGATGCTAACAGACCATTCATTTATATACTCCGGCATAAACCAACAAATACCATAATGTTTATGGGTAAATTGGTTTCGCCCAAGTAACTTATCATAAATAAATTAAGCAAAAGGCTGCTCTATTAATTAGGCAGCCTTTTTTGTATCACCATTAATGCTTATAATACCTACTATTTATTTGTTTGTTGGTTACAGTTCAAGTTCAAAAATTTTATCGCTAATTGCCTTAATCTGATTATTAATCTGTTGTGAAAGATTATTGTATTCGTCGTTAGTAATCTCTTTTGAATCAATCAGTTTAATAGCAACCTCTAACTCATCAAGTTGTTTTATTAGCTTATCTATTTCAAGTTTTTTGCTAATGTTTAAACTATCATCTTTTAAAGCTCTGTTTACTTTAAAGCTGAATATAGAATGAAAAATAGCTGCTTGTCGGGCTACAGAATCGGAGCGTTCGAATAGTTTTTCGAAATTATTTGAATCCATAACCACAGGTTGTTTTATCTGTTTAGAACAAAGTTCAGGACGGAGCTTACAAACTAATTGGTGCTTGGACTCAACCTGTCGATTAATGTTTATGAGCTTATCGTTGAGTTGTTTAACAATGGGTAGTTCCTTCCCTGTTAAGTCAACTTTTATGAAATCGTTAAGGTTTTTAACGTCGCGTTCTATTTCGGCAATTTTCCCATAAAGGTATTTCGCACTTTCAAGATTCTGATTATTGGGATATAAGGTATTGAAATTATCCTTCATAAGTTGAATGGTTTCTAACTTTTGGAATATCCATGGTTGTAGCACCTGAACAAGACTATCAAACTTTTGAAGTTCGAGGTTGAGGTAATATTTATCGAGCTTAGCATTGAAATCGGTAATAGCGTTTAGCGCTTGCTCGCGGCATAGACCACACGATGTTGAACGGGTAAGCCTTAAAAGGCTATCAATAACCGATTTGTTTTTCTCGTTGGCTTCTGTATTTCTTAGCTTTTCAATTTCTGGTTCAAACTGAATTTTGAAGAGTTTCTCCTCCAGAATTTGTATATGGTTCTGAATAATTTTCCCTTCAAGGTTTTGCTGCATCAATTCTGGTTTAAAAACATTTGAAAAT containing:
- the ruvB gene encoding Holliday junction branch migration DNA helicase RuvB — protein: MNEKVNIDKDFENNIRPVEFEQFSGQEDVVKNLKIFVKAAKLRNEALDHVLLHGPPGLGKTTLANIIANELGVSIKTTSGPVLEKPGDLAGLLTNLEPFDILFIDEIHRLSPIVEEYLYSAMEDYKIDIIIDKGPSARSIQIELNPFTLIGATTRSGLLTSPLRARFGIKFLLEYYNIDILKNIIKRSANILNIEIADNAAQEIALRSRGTPRIANALLRRVRDFAQVLGNGYIDIEIAKEALNALKIDSRGLDEMDNKILLTIIEKFHGGPVGLNTIATAVGEDAGTIEEVYEPFLIKEGFIKRTPRGREVTDLAYKHLNKVKFPEQGKLF
- the pheS gene encoding phenylalanine--tRNA ligase subunit alpha, translated to MDLKISEIRERFNNLNPKSREDLEKIRIEFLGRNGHVTKLFEEFKSIPSELKREFGKGLNTLKTEIQNKIQEWKSEIESNSTSNVDIDITLQEYPISFGSRHPISLVKNELIEIFKYLGFTVYEGPEIEDDWHVFSALNFPEEHPARDMQDTFFITKGPDVLLRTHTSSVQVRSMEKEDLPIRVICPGRVFRNEAISARAHCIFHQIEGLYIDKNVSFADLKQTLLYFAKEMFGTDTKIRLRPSYFPFTEPSAEMDVSCKLCGGKGCSVCKYTGWLEVLGCGMVDPNVLELNGIDSKKYSGFAFGMGIERIAMLKYQVKDLRLYFENDVRFLNQFKNW
- a CDS encoding lipopolysaccharide biosynthesis protein; translation: MSSVKQLYSQSIIYGLSTVVPRLLNYLLVPIHTNVLTDPRQYGIITEFYAYISFILILLTFGLETGFFRFINKNTDKKDEVYSNSFYFISILSLTFFFLSTIFSTNLSNFLGTNYLPIYIITAAAIVSLDAITAIPFAKLRSQNRPIIFSMIKIIGVAINVLLNILFYLVIDPSVINKLIGNINPLYFVFVANLIQNIVVLILVFVYAKLPTLHLSKSLLIKLIKYSFPILLAGIAGTTNEAFDRIFIKYLLPKDLDSLYYLGIYGACIKISVLLVLFIQMYRFAAEPFFFKTAVSDNHNELFSKSFKYFIIFTIVISIAITFNLPILKYFIGKNYRESLYIIPIMLAANVFYGIFFNLSFWYKLSDKTIYGLKYSLIGSGTTILSNIILIPVIGIFGAAVSRFITYTIMSLLSYRDGKTSGYISLEKKNLFLYLILLAIIIFIGAIFLIQKKEIFSLIITNILLFIFVLLFAYKEKLIRRHV
- a CDS encoding peptidylprolyl isomerase → MHKKLIYVIIPVFFVFISCSNKYNDNNRYVKISTSKGEIIVKLYNETPKHTNNFIKLSEENFFDGLIFHRVIKDFVIQGGDPETRNAKPNVLYGEKDAGYLLEPEIIDTIIHKRGVIAMAREGDDVNPNKLSSSSQFYIVVGKTYTNDQLDELQKNLNKKLRDKIEKKLYDSLLTESNISNTDYLTSITKKVKLLTDSIFNANKIIFSDKQRKTYTTIGGVPHLDGNYTVFGEVVEGFDVVKKISEVETDNNDRPLKDIKFTILVIK
- a CDS encoding Crp/Fnr family transcriptional regulator; translated protein: MSEQNESCISASFPIFKSLTKEELELLNSNIKCNTYRKGEIIYRESSRINGIYCVKKGILKIYKTGIDSKPQIVAFAIKGDITGYRSVLSNEVACTTAEIIEESEICFIPSSIIFSLIKSNNDFALSLIQLTCRELDQANIFIKDIAQKTVRQRLAEILLMLQDTFKTDEEGFIAVHLTREDISSIVGTATESVIRILSEFKNENLISIKGKKIKINDSKKMKLISDSIY
- the nadA gene encoding quinolinate synthase NadA, coding for MNKETVDKLGFIDLPLDSDIDLVEEINRLRKEKNAVILAHYYQNPEIQDIADFVGDSLALAVKAKSLSNKLIVFAGVKFMGETTKILVPDAKVILPDMNAGCSLADSCPYDKFKDFVDKHPDHTVVTYVNTNADIKTISDICCTSSNAVNVIKSIPEDKPIILAPDRNLGNYIKNKLKRENMLIWDGFCHVHQRFSLEKLVQLKKENPHAKIIAHPECQKTVLLLADYIGSTSQLIDYTANDDSMSYIVATEYGVIHQMKLKNPSKNFIPAPPEDSTCGCNDCSFMKMINLKKLYFSLKYEYPTIELPEDIIKRARLPIERMIAIK